In a genomic window of Quercus lobata isolate SW786 chromosome 4, ValleyOak3.0 Primary Assembly, whole genome shotgun sequence:
- the LOC115984023 gene encoding pectinesterase 2-like, with amino-acid sequence MALRALVTLLFVPLFLSPTILGYSQADIKKWCSQTPNPEPCEYFLSHKPNYHNPIKQKSDFFTISKQLALERALKAQNNIFSLGPKCKNAREKVAWADCLELYEYTHLRLNKTIDPNVKCSQTDAQTWLSTALTNLETCRAGFIELGVPDNLLPLMSNNVSKLISNALALNKVPYTVPSYKHGFPTWVKPGDRKLLQSSSAPKANIVVAQDGSGNYKTINEAISAASSQLGSGRFVIYVKAGTYKENVEIKLKNIMLVGDGIGKTIVTGSKSVGGGSTTFNSATIAVVGDGFIARDITIRNTAGAVNQQAVALRSGSDLSVFYRCSLEGYQDTLYVHSQRQFYRECDIYGTVDFIFGNAAVVLQNCNIYARYPPNKTNTLTAQGRTDPNQNTGISIHDCTVKAASDLKASQSSVTTYLGRPWKEYSRTVFMKTYLDSLIAPAGWMEWSGNFALKTLYYAEYANTGPGSSTAKRVNWPGYHVITSASVASQYTVANFISGGSWLPATNVPYTTGV; translated from the exons ATGGCACTTCGGGCATTGGTTACACTTCTATTTGTGCCTCTTTTTCTGTCTCCAACCATTCTTGGTTACTCCCAAGCAGATATTAAAAAATGGTGTAGCCAAACCCCAAACCCTGAGCCATGTGAGTATTTTTTAAGCCATAAGCCTAATTACCACAACCCCATCAAGCAAAAGTCCgattttttcacaatttcaaaGCAGCTTGCACTAGAACGTGCCCTGAAGGCTCAAAATAACATATTTTCACTGGGGCCCAAGTGCAAAAATGCTCGCGAAAAAGTTGCATGGGCTGATTGCCTTGAGCTTTATGAGTACACCCACCTTAGGCTTAACAAAACCATCGACCCTAATGTCAAGTGCAGCCAAACCGATGCTCAAACATGGCTCAGCACGGCTCTAACCAACCTTGAGACGTGTCGGGCCGGGTTTATTGAACTAGGGGTCCCAGACAATCTCTTGCCCTTGATGTCAAACAATGTTTCTAAGCTAATTAGCAACGCTTTAGCTCTTAACAAAGTTCCATACACTGTACCGAGTTATAAACATGGTTTCCCAACTTGGGTTAAGCCCGGTGACCGGAAACTCTTGCAGTCTTCTTCAGCTCCTAAGGCCAATATTGTGGTGGCACAAGATGGTTCAGGGAATTATAAGACGATAAACGAGGCGATAAGTGCAGCGTCGTCACAGTTAGGAAGTGGGAGGTTTGTGATATATGTGAAGGCTGGGACTTACAAAGAAAACGTTGAGATTAAGTTGAAGAATATTATGTTGGTGGGAGATGGTATAGGAAAAACCATAGTCACTGGGAGCAAAAGTGTTGGTGGAGGTTCTACAACCTTCAATTCAGCCACTATTG CTGTTGTGGGAGATGGATTCATTGCTCGCGACATCACTATAAGGAACACTGCCGGTGCAGTAAATCAACAAGCCGTGGCCCTTCGTTCTGGGTCCGATCTCTCGGTATTTTACAGGTGCAGCTTGGAAGGGTACCAAGACACCCTTTATGTCCATTCCCAAAGGCAATTCTATAGGGAATGTGACATATATGGCACGGTCGATTTTATATTTGGAAATGCCGCGGTTGTTCTCCAAAATTGTAACATTTATGCACGTTACCCTCCTAACAAGACCAATACTCTTACTGCACAAGGTAGGACTGACCCTAATCAAAACACTGGGATTTCTATTCATGATTGTACAGTCAAGGCTGCTTCGGATTTAAAGGCGTCACAAAGCTCAGTTACAACATACTTAGGGAGGCCATGGAAGGAGTACTCACGCACGGTTTTTATGAAAACATACTTAGATAGCTTGATTGCTCCAGCTGGATGGATGGAATGGAGTGGAAATTTTGCCCTTAAGACCTTGTATTATGCGGAGTATGCCAACACAGGGCCGGGATCATCAACTGCTAAAAGGGTCAATTGGCCTGGCTACCATGTCATTACTAGTGCATCTGTGGCTTCACAATACACTGTTGCAAACTTTATCTCCGGCGGTTCTTGGTTGCCGGCTACCAATGTGCCTTACACAACTGGCGtttaa